In the Gossypium raimondii isolate GPD5lz chromosome 9, ASM2569854v1, whole genome shotgun sequence genome, one interval contains:
- the LOC105800049 gene encoding surfeit locus protein 1 — protein sequence MASNVRANMGILSKALTRLRPTGALYSLPNQSLPPPKHWVPSSSFSTAAAVASSQSLHDKEKRSKWSRWFLFLPGAITFGLGTWQIFRRLDKIEMLDHRQKRLQMEPLKLNDMPPSSETLDTLEFRRVVCKGVFYYERSIYIGPRSRSISGVTENGYYVITPLMPIPGDADSVQSPVLVNRGWVPRSWRDKSFEVSQDGEKSSSTDVVPVQQNERSWWGLFRSKKQKAVEAQAPAITYVEVIGVVRGSEKPSVFVPPNDPNSGQWFYVDVPAIAVACGLPKDTLLIEDINENVNPSNPYPVPKDINALIRSSVMPQDHLNYTLTWYSLSAAVTFMAFKRLKPKNSRR from the exons ATGGCATCAAATGTAAGAGCAAATATGGGTATCCTTTCCAAAGCCCTAACGAGACTCCGCCCCACTGGGGCCTTGTATTCCCTTCCCAACCAATCCCTCCCCCCGCCAAAGCATTGGGTACCATCTTCTTCCTTCTCCACCGCTGCTGCTGTTGCTTCATCCCAATCTCTTCATG ATAAAGAGAAACGATCAAAATGGTCAAGATGGTTTCTTTTCCTTCCTGGAGCTATCACTTTCGGCCTTGGAACTTGGCAGATTTTCAGAAGGCTAGACAAG ATAGAGATGCTGGATCACAGACAGAAGAGGTTGCAAATGGAACCTTTGAAACTAAATGACATGCCTCCTTCAAGTGAAACATTGGACACTTTAGAGTTTAGGCGAGTCGTGTGCAAAGGAGTTTTTTATTATGAAAGATCAATCTACATTGGGCCTCGCTCTAGAAGCATTTCTGGAGTGACTGAAAATGGCTACTATGTCATTACACCCCTAATGCCCATCCCTGGCGATGCTGATAG TGTGCAGTCTCCAGTTCTTGTAAATAGAGGATGGGTCCCACGCAGCTGGAGAGACAAATCTTTTGAAGTTTCACAAGATGGAGAGAAATCTTCAAGTACGGATGTTGTTCCTGTCCAACAGAATGAACGAAGCTGGTGGGGACTGTTTCGATCTAAGAAGCAAAAAGCTGTTGAG GCTCAAGCCCCTGCTATTACTTATGTGGAAGTTATTGGAGTTGTCCGGGGGAGTGAGAAGCCAAGTGTATTTGTCCCACCAAATGATCCAAATTCGGGACAGTGGTTTTATGTTGATGTTCCTGCAATTGCTGTTGCTTGTGGGCTTCCAAAGGATACTCTTTTAATTGAAGACATCAATGAAAATGTTAATCCAAGCAACCCTTACCCTGTTCCAAAGGATATCAATGCCTTGATTCGCAGTTCAGTAATGCCTCAAGATCATCTAAATTATACATTGACATG GTACTCTTTGTCTGCTGCTGTTACATTTATGGCTTTCAAGAGGCTCAAGCCAAAAAACAGTAGGAGATAG
- the LOC128032612 gene encoding ATP synthase subunit d, mitochondrial-like — protein MSGPGKKVVDVAFKASKNIDWEGMAKLLVSDEARKEFVTLRRTFDEVNSTLQTKFSQEPEPIDWEYYRKGIGSRLVDMYKEAYESKLI, from the exons ATGAGCGGACCGGGGAAGAAAGTCGTCGATGTCGCGTTCAAAGCATCAAAGAACATTGATTGGGAAGGGATGGCTAAGCTTTTGGTCTCCGATGAGGCTCGCAAAGAGTTCGTTACTCTTCGTCGCACTTTTGATGAAGTTAACTCTACTTTACAAACCAAATTCAGCCAG GAACCTGAACCCATTGACTGGGAGTACTATAGAAAAGGAATTGGCTCTCGCCTGGTAGATATGTACAAAGAGGCATATGAGAGTaagttaatttga
- the LOC105800051 gene encoding LOW QUALITY PROTEIN: WD repeat-containing protein RUP2 (The sequence of the model RefSeq protein was modified relative to this genomic sequence to represent the inferred CDS: deleted 1 base in 1 codon), whose amino-acid sequence MGAFHWFDGSKPSHIASISISFEWAMNDFSSGFHPPAVPGHETKLSAEEKQPAARCEWDFSLATVVSSTANATVSDTLGVIEFDPSNTILATGGIARKIRIYTLNSLLGPQEETVHFQGEHQSIAFLDHTNACGNCIFTPAKLSSLRWKPGTGGRILGSGDYDGVVMEYDVETKVPIFERDEHGGRRVWSVDYSHSDPFLGASGSDDGTMQMWDPRCGEVGGSVAKVQPTKSRSSVCCVEFNPFGDALIAAGCADQKAYAYDVRKMVEPVHIFDGHTKTITYVRFLNAQTLVSAGTDGCLKLWNIVDSRLLRTYKGHVNSRSFVGLSVWRHGGLLGCGSENNQVFVYDTRWGEPIWVHGFEPMGRDSSDHHHAFVSSVCWRQVNEDQCTLVAGGSNGVLHVFVGKRKSDSE is encoded by the exons ATGGGAGCCTTTCATTGGTTTGATGGTTCAAAACCCTCCCATATA GCCTCCATCTCCATTTCATTTGAATGGGCAATGAACGATTTCTCCTCCGGATTCCATCCCCCCGCCGTCCCAGGCCATGAAACCAAACTATCCGCAGAAGAAAAACAACCAGCCGCCCGTTGTGAGTGGGATTTTTCACTCGCCACCGTTGTCTCCTCCACCGCCAACGCCACCGTCTCTGACACCCTTGGAGTCATCGAATTCGACCCCTCTAATACCATCTTAGCAACCGGAGGGATTGCAAGGAAGATTAGGATTTACACTTTGAATTCTTTGTTGGGGCCTCAAGAAGAGACTGTCCATTTTCAAGGTGAGCACCAAAGTATTGCGTTTCTAGACCATACTAATGCGTGTGGTAATTGCATCTTTACCCCAGCTAAGCTTAGTAGCCTTAGGTGGAAACCCGGGACCGGAGGCCGCATCTTGGGTTCCGGAGACTACGACGGTGTGGTCATGGAGTATGATGTAGAGACGAAGGTGCCAATCTTCGAACGTGACGAGCATGGTGGGAGGCGGGTTTGGAGCGTCGACTATTCTCATTCGGATCCGTTCCTCGGGGCATCCGGCTCGGACGATGGCACCATGCAAATGTGGGACCCACGCTGCGGCGAAGTAGGGGGAAGTGTGGCTAAGGTGCAGCCCACGAAGTCACGCAGCTCGGTTTGTTGCGTGGAGTTCAACCCCTTCGGAGATGCATTGATAGCTGCCGGATGCGCCGACCAGAAGGCCTACGCCTATGATGTAAGGAAAATGGTGGAACCCGTACACATTTTCGATGGACATACGAAAACCATAACATACGTTAGATTTCTGAATGCCCAAACACTGGTTTCCGCTGGAACCGACGGGTGTTTAAAACTATGGAATATCGTTGATTCTCGTTTACTTAGAACATACAAAGGGCACGTAAACAGTCGGAGCTTTGTGGGGTTGTCAGTGTGGAGGCATGGAGGGTTGCTTGGATGCGGATCAGAAAATAACCAGGTGTTCGTTTATGATACCAGGTGGGGTGAGCCCATTTGGGTGCATGGCTTCGAGCCTATGGGTAGAGATAGCTCCGATCATCACCATGCTTTCGTCAGCAGTGTGTGCTGGAGGCAAGTCAATGAAGACCAGTGCACACTTGTTGCAGGTGGTTCCAATGGAGTTTTACACGTATTCGTGGGCAAGAGGAAATCTGATTCAGAGTAG
- the LOC105800050 gene encoding uncharacterized protein LOC105800050: MPSLLHVHPNKPISFLGISAFPLLQPSTKSTTASFIRGTAYPQILHRKEASLFLQNELNNTRSKKLVSFAPRCSGSTNSSDSKDQTKTPFGYTRKDVLLIGLGVTVAGVGLKSGLEFVGVDPLQAGNVVQLVMVLGLTVGWISTYIFRVSNKEMTYAQQLRDYEVKVMEKRLEGLTEAELEALLEQVEEEKQRQASGEQVN, encoded by the exons ATGCCTTCTCTTCTGCATGTACATCCAAATAAGCCCATTTCTTTTCTGGGAATTTCGGCTTTTCCTTTATTGCAGCCTTCAACTAAATCAACTACTGCTTCTTTCATACGTG GTACTGCATACCCTCAGATCTTGCATAGAAAAGAAGCTTCTCTCTTTCTGCAAAATGAGTTGAACAACACAAGGTCAAAGAAACTGGTCTCCTTTGCTCCCAGGTGTAGCGGGTCCACAAACTCCAGTGACAGTAAAGATCAAACTAAG ACACCTTTTGGATACACAAGGAAGGATGTTCTATTGATTGGCCTTGGAGTCACTGTTGCCGGAGTTGGGTTGAAAAGTGGATTGGAG TTTGTGGGAGTTGATCCTTTACAAGCAGGAAATGTAGTTCAATTGGTAATGGTTTTGGGCCTCACAGTGGGATGGATTTCGACGTACATCTTTAGAGTCTCAAACAAGGAAATGACGTACGCTCAACAATTACGTGACTATGAAGTCAAAGTCATGGAG AAACGGCTAGAAGGTTTGACAGAAGCAGAGCTGGAGGCATTGCTTGAACAagttgaagaagagaagcaacGGCAAGCAAGTGGGGAGCAGGTTAATTGA